A DNA window from Halichondria panicea chromosome 16, odHalPani1.1, whole genome shotgun sequence contains the following coding sequences:
- the LOC135349968 gene encoding uncharacterized protein LOC135349968 isoform X1, whose translation MSIEEQVKKLEEGITILNTILANQAPSQQRDARSQQPARHSSGVGVGVGDVGSSSSACGRAIDTLRSVRQSFSSEARLEQRKIFSPYSRPSTSLSTSKVKKGRTQPWTLKLFCLSDTCQWKAPATASSKILLVGAGLGENSVTVSNINTCSMEEFRSIIVRTFPKLSDCGGFEMLRCLPNSKDLALVEGKLTQSVKTLKTVIGSGRLYLRPIQKNLDLTTVEDLQWEADEIEEKCMFCCEAMKVSKLRNHVERCRYKSSFSSDEDVKPTKDSILIDSDSDSREEIEDALLKQALTESKQPDTQHKSVMVSSFLLAEASV comes from the exons ATGTCGATTGAAGAGCAAGTCAAGAAACTGGAGGAAGGAATAACTATTTTGAACACCATCCTTGCTAATCAAGCTCCTAGCCAACAGAGAGATGCTCGTAGTCAACAACCTGCAAGACACTCATCAGGTGTAG gtgtgggtgtgggtgatGTAGGCTCAAGCTCATCTGCTTGTGGTCGTGCTATCGATACGCTGAGATCTGTGAGACAAAGTTTCAGTAGTGAAGCAAGGCTCGAGCAAAGAAAAATTTTTTCTCCGTACTCTAGACCATCTACTTCTCTATCTACTTCCAAAGTAAAAAAAGGACGCACTCAGCCATGGACTTTAAAACTCTTTTGTCTAAGTGATACTTGCCAGTGGAAAGCGCCTGCCACTGCTTCTTCAAAGATTTTGTTGGTAGGAGCTGGACTTGGAGAAAATTCTGTAACAGTTTCTAACATCAACACATGTTCCATGGAAGAATTTCGGAGTATTATTGTTCGAACCTTTCCCAAGCTAAGTGATTGCGGTGGTTTTGAAATGCTCAGGTGTTTACCCAACTCAAAAGACCTAGCACTTGTAGAAGGGAAACTAACACAATCTGTTAAAACGCTGAAAACCGTTATTGGGAGTGGAAGGCTCTACCTCCGGCCGATACAGAAGAATTTGGATCTGACAACTGTCGAAGACCTGCAGTGGGAGGCAGATGAG ATTGAGGAGAAGTGCATGTTTTGCTGTGAAGCAATGAAAGTGAGCAAGCTGAGAAATCATGTTGAAAGATGCCGCTATAAAAG CAGCTTCTCATCTGATGAAGATGTCAAACCAACAAAGGACTCCATTTTGATTGACTCAGATTCCGATTCTAGGGAG GAGATCGAGGATGCCTTACTTAAACAGGCTTTGACAGAGAGCAAGCAACCTGATACTCAACATAAATC tgtgatggTCAGCTCTTTCTTGCTTGCTGAAGCTTCTGTCTGA
- the LOC135349968 gene encoding uncharacterized protein LOC135349968 isoform X2 gives MSIEEQVKKLEEGITILNTILANQAPSQQRDARSQQPARHSSGVGVGVGDVGSSSSACGRAIDTLRSVRQSFSSEARLEQRKIFSPYSRPSTSLSTSKVKKGRTQPWTLKLFCLSDTCQWKAPATASSKILLVGAGLGENSVTVSNINTCSMEEFRSIIVRTFPKLSDCGGFEMLRCLPNSKDLALVEGKLTQSVKTLKTVIGSGRLYLRPIQKNLDLTTVEDLQWEADEIEEKCMFCCEAMKVSKLRNHVERCRYKSFSSDEDVKPTKDSILIDSDSDSREEIEDALLKQALTESKQPDTQHKSVMVSSFLLAEASV, from the exons ATGTCGATTGAAGAGCAAGTCAAGAAACTGGAGGAAGGAATAACTATTTTGAACACCATCCTTGCTAATCAAGCTCCTAGCCAACAGAGAGATGCTCGTAGTCAACAACCTGCAAGACACTCATCAGGTGTAG gtgtgggtgtgggtgatGTAGGCTCAAGCTCATCTGCTTGTGGTCGTGCTATCGATACGCTGAGATCTGTGAGACAAAGTTTCAGTAGTGAAGCAAGGCTCGAGCAAAGAAAAATTTTTTCTCCGTACTCTAGACCATCTACTTCTCTATCTACTTCCAAAGTAAAAAAAGGACGCACTCAGCCATGGACTTTAAAACTCTTTTGTCTAAGTGATACTTGCCAGTGGAAAGCGCCTGCCACTGCTTCTTCAAAGATTTTGTTGGTAGGAGCTGGACTTGGAGAAAATTCTGTAACAGTTTCTAACATCAACACATGTTCCATGGAAGAATTTCGGAGTATTATTGTTCGAACCTTTCCCAAGCTAAGTGATTGCGGTGGTTTTGAAATGCTCAGGTGTTTACCCAACTCAAAAGACCTAGCACTTGTAGAAGGGAAACTAACACAATCTGTTAAAACGCTGAAAACCGTTATTGGGAGTGGAAGGCTCTACCTCCGGCCGATACAGAAGAATTTGGATCTGACAACTGTCGAAGACCTGCAGTGGGAGGCAGATGAG ATTGAGGAGAAGTGCATGTTTTGCTGTGAAGCAATGAAAGTGAGCAAGCTGAGAAATCATGTTGAAAGATGCCGCTATAAAAG CTTCTCATCTGATGAAGATGTCAAACCAACAAAGGACTCCATTTTGATTGACTCAGATTCCGATTCTAGGGAG GAGATCGAGGATGCCTTACTTAAACAGGCTTTGACAGAGAGCAAGCAACCTGATACTCAACATAAATC tgtgatggTCAGCTCTTTCTTGCTTGCTGAAGCTTCTGTCTGA
- the LOC135349919 gene encoding uncharacterized protein LOC135349919 gives MKKEARYVAAIVFIASIFVVCKAQYRPTDSCESSQSCVYRYSSTQRSFDGDELQVATVSAVVVSQCVSAGVYGRQNALHYCIKVSGVRVGGDVVKDDSTDEVIDPTEEDILDLDPNDSVFHDPPISPEDKMMAGEFCFTQTDDGKIVEVSYPDGESSEAVNFKKGIVAAFQTNFKGTAEQEEEDTTSFHKSAYKYTTRGTEITAYRTVQSSNVHVLAGDTPTEDVQITANEQIIYDGKVLTRSQGSTSVVLTAGLGDLDSPAARINPTGVLAKLPEYEQEVLGRAKRQVFGRGPIGQPATYDSSTDINDMKGEGEYTLVKIFCRAAVARTTREAWEEDDGQTLVTDTLRANINYTLTDLRLLEALRRQIPSVWEALETLHSDSEHNSLADRLHQLVELEGEYQPPPGAKPAIREVITFLEKLLGSDKIEDKKMRSYIYPLLAIEGHLDSQMALLKSYHDSVDQEEKNGIITHIAFTRNPRPEFLEMVRNAIDSSPTSVDPLLLAYGALASDKEHGIQTSVVKDLSNRLERLEATIDSSKKIHPLIHNIHALGNTDSKLTIQTVLKYLKSKDLDIQLASINALKAHSVDQRVQEQLKDVILSAHFQDQVEAIVQMLIEGLDKVKDKDSHDTYVDALASIGFFEDSKLHSLVMDYLQKLGTKRAMEYNNVLQNIERPVDEDETYDIRDDVNDARVRRGSDWDASSSIYNLVASYSSRRNDVINHPKHKAYIWGKKFGLSKVYAQVAAGGFAGIKPNGNGYKLFAKVIAKGHAFGKTATALRAEFLRQRTGNSIYQKIYAKVVGKTLINEAGTLPSGCNTLTKNLYSTTIKIFRFKYSIFIYVGTLDFYIGMTAKLGLKVKVTVCETSVKACASLIPSLTLRAEGGASATIILAVRGGVEVAASFTYQLEPEICIHYCRYATKKVKACVNIYHGWPNNYAEIYAYYQLRKVKIFPPKFYWGSKKRWSKLSKRWNLSSFSRRKIWSSCDSTPVCPSKPHFIGSIGLPGSPGIRG, from the exons ATGAAGAAAGAAGCAAGATACGTTGCAGCTATAGTCTTCATCGCCTCGATCTTTGTGGTATGCAAGGCTCAGTATCGACCGACAGACTCTTGTGAG TCCAGTCAGAGCTGTGTGTATCGCTACTCCTCAACTCAGCGAAGCTTTGACGGTGATGAGCTGCAAGTAGCCACCGTGTCAGCTGTTGTCGTCTCTCAATGTGTATCAG CCGGAGTGTATGGAAGGCAGAATGCCCTGCATTACTGCATTAAAGTCAGTGGAGTAAGAGTGGGGGGTGACGTGGTCAAAGATGACAG TACTGATGAAGTTATTGATCCGACTGAAGAAGACATCCTAGACCTTGACCCAAACGATTCTGTTTTTCACGACCCTCCTATCTCCCCAGAAGATAAAATGATGgctggtgaattctgcttcacccaAACAGACGATGGAAAGATTGTTGAGGTCAGCTACCCCGATGGAGAAAGCAGCGAGGCTGTCAACTTTAAGAAGGGCATTGTAGCTGCCTTCCAAACCAATTTCAAGGGAACAGCTGAACAAGAAGAGGAGGACACAACATCTTTCCACAAATCAGCTTACAA gTATACTACAAGAGGTACAGAGATCACAGCGTATCGCACCGTGCAAAGCTCCAATGTGCACGTCCTAGCTGGGGATACACCTACAGAAGATGTCCAGATTACTGCAAATGAGCAGATCATCTATGATGGCAAAGTGCTCACTCGATCTCAAGGATCAACCTCTGTTGTGCTTACCGCAGGGTTGGGAGATTTAGACTCACCTGCTGCACGAATCAATCCAACTGGTGTGTTGGCAAAACTTCCTGAGTACGAGCAAGAGGTGCTTGGGAGGGCGAAACGACAGGTGTTCGGAAGAGGGCCCATTGGACAGCCAGCGACCTACGATAGTAGCACAGACATCAACGATAtgaagggagagggagagtACACATTAGTGAAGATATTCTGCAGAGCAGCAGTGGCTAGAACTACACGTGAAGCTTGGGAGGAGGATGACGGACAGACGCTTGTGACTGACACTCTACGAGCTAACATCAATTACA CTCTAACTGATCTTCGACTCTTGGAGGCACTTCGACGCCAAATTCCATCTGTCTGGGAAGCCTTGGAAACATTGCACAGTGACTCAGAACACAACAGTCTAG CCGATCGTCTACACCAGCTGGTTGAACTGGAGGGGGAGTACCAGCCACCACCAGGAGCCAAGCCTGCTATCAGGGAGGTTATCACCTTTTTGGAAAAG CTGCTGGGATCAGACAAGATAGAAGACAAGAAGATGAGGAGCTACATTTACCCACTTCTTGCTATAGAGGGGCACCTTGACTCTCAAATG GCTCTTCTCAAGTCATACCATGACTCTGTCGACCAAGAAGAAAAAAATGGTATCATCACGCACATTGCTTTCACCCGAAACCCTCGTCCTGAGTTTCTTGAGATGGTGAGGAATGCGATTGACTCCTCTCCAACCAGTGTGGATCCTCTATTGCTGGCTTATGGGGCCCTGGCGAGCGATAAAGAGCATGGAATACAAACCTCCGTAGTTAAGGATTTGAGCAATCGACTGGAACGTCTGGAGGCTACCATTGACTCCAGTAAGAAGATACACCCCCTCATTCATAACATACATGCGTTGGGGAACACTGACAGTAAACTGACGATACAGACGGTGTTGAAGTATTTGAAGAGTAAGGATCTCGATATACAACTGGCATCCATAAACGCTCTCAAGGCCCACTCAGTCGATCAAAGGGTACAGGAACAATTAAAAGATGTCATCCTCTCAGCTCATTTCCAGGATCAAGTTGAAGCGATTGTGCAAATGTTGATCGAAGGACTGGATAAAGTAAAGGACAAAGACTCACATGATACGTACGTCGATGCTCTAGCGTCCATTGGCTTCTTCGAGGACTCTAAACTGCATTCATTAGTGATGGACTACCTACAGAAACTCGGAACAAAGCGTGCGATGGAATACAATAATGTCCTTCAAAATATCGAAAGACCTGTTGATGAAGATGAGACATACGACATAAGAGATGACGTCAATGACGCTCGTGTGCGTAGAGGATCAGACTGGGATGCTTCTAGCTCTATCTACAACCTCGTTGCTAGCTATTCCTCAAGGAGAAATGACGTCATAAATCATCCAAAACACAAAGCGTACATCTGGGGGAAAAAGTTTGGTCTCAGTAAAGTGTATGCACAAGTGGCGGCCGGTGGATTTGCTGGTATCAAGCCAAATGGAAATGGGTATAAATTGTTTGCCAAAGTGATTGCTAAGGGACATGCCTTTGGAAAGACTGCTACTGCTTTGAGAGCGGAGTTCTTACGTCAAAGAACAGGGAACAGCATTTATCAGAAGATCTACGCTAAAGTTGTTGGTAAGACACTCATTAATGAAGCTGGCACCCTACCCTCCGGTTGCAACACCCTCACAAAGAATCTGTACAGTACAACCATCAAGATATTCCGATTCAAGTACAGCATTTTCATCTATGTTGGTACACTTGACTTCTATATTGGCATGACTGCCAAGCTCGGACTAAAAGTGAAAGTGACGGTATGCGAGACGTCGGTGAAGGCATGTGCCAGTCTCATTCCTAGTCTCACCCTGAGGGCAGAGGGAGGAGCCAGTGCCACAAtaatt CTGGCGGTGAGAGGAGGGGTGGAGGTTGCAGCCAGCTTCACGTACCAGCTCGAGCCTGAGATTTGCATACACTACTGCCGATATGCCACCAAGAAGGTCAAAGCCTGTGTCAACATATACCACGGCTGGCCCAACAACTATGCTGAGATCTATGCTTACTACCAGCTAAGAAAAGTCAAGATCTTTCCA CCCAAGTTTTACTGGGGTTCTAAGAAGCGATGGAGCAAACTTTCAAAGCGTTGGAACCTCTCCAGTTTCAGTCGTCGCAAGATCTGGAGCTCATGTGACTCCACCCCAGTGTGTCCTAGCAAACCCCACTTCATTGGATCCATTGGACTACCTGGAAGTCCCGGTATTCGTGGATGA
- the LOC135350010 gene encoding uncharacterized protein LOC135350010, producing the protein MKKEARYVAAIVFIASIFVVCKAQYRPIGSCESSQSCVYRYSSTQRSFDGDELQVATVSAVVVSQCVSAGVYGRQNALHYCIKVSGVRVGGDVVKDDSTDEVIDPTEEDILDLDPNDSVFHDPPISPEDKMMAGEFCFTQTDDGKIVEVSYPDGESSEAVNFKKGIVAAFQTNFKGTAEQEEEDTTSLHKSAYRYATRGTEITAYRTVQSSNVHVLAGGTPTEDVQITANEQIIYDGKVLTRSQGSTSVVLTAGLGDLDLSRVAAPAARINPTGVLAKLPEYEQEVLGRAKRQVFGRGPVGLPLEQPATYDSNTDINDMKGEGEYTLVKIFCRAAVARTTREAWEDDDGQTLVTDTLRANINYTLTDLRLLEALRRQIPSIWEALETLHSDSEHNSLADRLHQLVELEGEYQPPPGVKPAIREVITFLEKLLGSDKIEDMKMRSFIYPLLATEGHLDSQMALLKSYYDSVDQEEKNGIITHIAFTRNPRPEFLEMVRNAIDSSPTSVDPLLLAYGALASDKEHGIQTSVVKDLSDRLERLEATVDSSKKIHPLIHNIHALGNTDSKLTIQTVLKYLKSKDLDIQLASINALKAHSVDQRVQEQLKDVILSAQFQDQVEAIVQMLIEGLDKVKDKDSHDTYVDALASIGFFEDSKLHSLVMDYLQKLGTKRAMEYNNVLQNIERPVDEDETYDIRDDVNDARVRRGSDWDASSSIYNLVASYSSRRNDVINHPKHKAYIWGKKFGISKVYAQVAAGGFAGIKPNGNGYKLFAKVIAKGYAFGKTATALRAEFLRQRTGNSIYQKIYAKVVGKTLINEAGTLPSGCNTLTKNLYSTTIKIFRFKYSIFIYVGTLDFYIGMTAKLGLKVKVSVCETSVKACASLIPSLTLRAEGGASATILLVVRGGVEVAASFTYELEPEICIHYCRYATQKVKACVNVYHGWPNNYAEIYAYYQLRKIKIFPPKFYWGSKKRWSKLSKRWNLPSFSRRKIWSSCDSTPVCSIPTIRPPLVFTLRTIKTPTIRPPFIGSPGIRPGSPGIPGIRIPSAP; encoded by the exons ATGAAGAAAGAAGCAAGATACGTTGCAGCTATAGTCTTCATCGCCTCGATCTTTGTGGTATGCAAGGCTCAGTATCGACCGATAGGCTCTTGTgag TCCAGTCAGAGCTGTGTGTATCGCTACTCCTCAACTCAGCGAAGCTTTGACGGTGATGAGCTGCAAGTAGCCACCGTGTCAGCTGTTGTCGTCTCTCAATGTGTATCAG CCGGAGTGTATGGAAGGCAGAATGCCCTGCATTACTGCATTAAAGTCAGTGGAGTGAGAGTGGGGGGTGACGTGGTCAAGGATGACAG TACTGATGAAGTTATTGATCCGACTGAAGAAGACATCCTAGACCTCGACCCAAATGATTCTGTTTTTCACGACCCCCCTATCTCCCCAGAAGATAAAATGATGgctggtgaattctgcttcacccaAACAGACGATGGGAAGATTGTTGAGGTCAGCTACCCTGATGGAGAGAGCAGCGAGGCTGTCAACTTTAAGAAAGGCATTGTAGCTGCCTTCCAAACTAACTTCAAAGGAACAGCTGAACAAGAAGAGGAGGACACAACATCTTTACACAAATCAGCTtacag GTATGCTACAAGAGGTACAGAGATCACAGCATATCGCACAGTGCAAAGCTCCAATGTGCATGTCTTAGCTGGGGGTACACCTACAGAAGATGTCCAGATTACTGCAAATGAGCAGATCATCTATGATGGCAAAGTGCTCACTCGATCTCAAGGATCAACCTCTGTTGTGCTTACCGCAGGGTTGGGAGATTTAGACTTGTCCAGGGTTGCAGCACCTGCTGCACGAATCAATCCAACTGGTGTGTTGGCAAAACTGCCCGAGTACGAGCAGGAGGTGCTTGGGAGGGCAAAACGACAGGTGTTCGGAAGAGGGCCCGTTGGACTGCCATTGGAACAGCCAGCGACCTACGATAGTAACACAGACATCAACGATAtgaagggagagggagagtACACATTAGTGAAGATATTCTGCAGAGCAGCAGTGGCTAGAACTACACGTGAAGCTTGGGAGGATGATGACGGACAGACGCTTGTGACTGACACTCTACGAGCTAACATCAATTACA CTCTAACTGATCTTCGACTCTTGGAGGCACTTCGACGCCAAATTCCATCTATCTGGGAAGCCTTGGAAACATTGCACAGTGACTCAGAACACAACAGTCTAG CCGATCGTCTCCACCAGCTGGTTGAACTGGAGGGGGAGTACCAGCCACCACCAGGAGTCAAGCCTGCAATCAGGGAGGTTATCACCTTCTTGGAAAAG CTGCTGGGATCAGACAAGATAGAAGACATGAAGATGAGGAGCTTCATTTACCCACTTCTTGCTACAGAGGGGCACCTTGACTCTCAAATG GCTCTTCTCAAGTCATACTATGACTCTGTCGACCAAGAAGAAAAAAATGGTATCATCACGCACATTGCTTTCACCAGAAACCCTCGTCCCGAGTTTCTTGAGATGGTGAGGAATGCGATTGACTCTTCTCCAACCAGTGTGGATCCTCTATTGCTGGCTTATGGGGCCCTGGCGAGCGATAAAGAGCATGGAATACAAACCTCCGTAGTTAAGGATTTGAGCGATCGACTGGAACGTCTGGAGGCTACCGTTGACTCCAGTAAGAAGATACACCCCCTCATTCATAACATACATGCGTTGGGGAACACTGACAGTAAACTGACGATACAGACGGTGTTGAAGTATTTGAAGAGTAAGGATCTTGATATACAACTGGCATCCATAAACGCTCTCAAGGCCCACTCAGTCGATCAAAGGGTACAGGAACAATTAAAAGATGTCATCCTCTCAGCTCAGTTCCAGGATCAAGTTGAAGCTATTGTGCAAATGTTGATCGAAGGACTGGATAAAGTAAAGGACAAAGACTCACATGATACATACGTCGATGCTCTAGCGTCCATTGGCTTCTTCGAGGACTCTAAACTGCATTCATTAGTGATGGACTACCTTCAGAAACTCGGAACAAAGCGTGCAATGGAATACAATAATGTCCTTCAAAATATCGAGAGACCTGTTGATGAAGATGAGACATACGACATAAGAGATGACGTCAATGACGCTCGCGTGCGTAGAGGATCTGACTGGGATGCTTCTAGCTCTATCTACAACCTCGTTGCTAGCTATTCCTCAAGGAgaaatgatgtcatcaatcATCCTAAACACAAAGCGTACATCTGGGGGAAAAAGTTTGGTATCAGTAAAGTGTATGCACAAGTGGCGGCCGGTGGATTTGCTGGTATCAAGCCAAATGGAAACGGGTATAAATTGTTTGCCAAAGTGATTGCTAAGGGATATGCTTTTGGAAAGACTGCTACTGCTTTGAGAGCTGAGTTCTTACGTCAAAGAACAGGGAACAGCATTTATCAGAAGATCTACGCTAAAGTTGTTGGCAAGACACTCATTAATGAAGCTGGCACCCTACCCTCCGGTTGCAACACCCTCACAAAGAATCTGTACAGTACAACCATCAAGATATTCCGATTTAAGTACAGCATTTTCATCTATGTTGGTACACTTGACTTCTATATTGGCATGACTGCCAAGCTCGGACTAAAAGTGAAAGTGTCAGTGTGCGAGACGTCGGTGAAGGCATGTGCCAGTCTCATTCCTAGTCTCACTCTGAGGGCAGAGGGAGGAGCCAGTGCCACAATActt CTGGTGGTGAGAGGAGGAGTGGAGGTTGCAGCCAGCTTCACGTACGAGCTAGAGCCTGAGATTTGCATACACTACTGCCGATATGCCACCCAGAAGGTCAAAGCCTGTGTCAACGTATACCACGGCTGGCCCAACAACTATGCTGAGATCTATGCTTACTACCAGCTAAGAAAAATCAAGATCTTTCCA CCCAAGTTTTACTGGGGTTCTAAGAAGCGATGGAGCAAACTCTCAAAGCGTTGGAACCTCCCCAGTTTCAGTCGTCGCAAGATCTGGAGCTCATGTGACTCCACCCCCGTGTGTTCCATACCCACCATCAGACCCCCTCTAGTGTTCACCCTGAGGACCATAAAGACTCCTACCATTCGACCCCCCTTCATTGGATCCCCGGGCATTCGACCTGGATCCCCGGGCATTCCCGGTATTCGTATCCCATCGGCACCCTAA